In Leptolyngbya sp. BL0902, the DNA window TTATCTCGACTACCACGCCACCACTCCCGTTGACCCAAGGGTGGCGACGAAAATTTTACAGGCGATGACGACGGATTTTGGCAACGCCAGCAGCCTCGATCATGAGGTGGGTGATCGGGCCGAAGCCGCCGTTAAACAGGCTACTCGCCACGTCGCAGATTTAGTGGGTGCAGCAACCAGAGAAATTCTCTTCACCTCTGGAGCCACCGAAAGCCTCAACCTCGCCATCCAAGGCACCGTTTTGCATCTAGAGCAGTCGGGCATCAAGCCTCGCATCGCCGTGTCCACCGTGGAGCATAAAGCTGTCCTCGATACCTGCGAAGCCCTCCACAGGCAGGGGCGGATTGATCTGATCCCGATTCCCGTCGATGCCCAGGCTCGCCTCGACCTAGAGCAACTCGAACAAGCCTGTGCCAGCGGCCTTCATCTGCTCTGTGTTATGGCCGCCAACAACGAAGTCGGCACGGTTTACCCCATCGAAAAAATTGCCGCCATTGCCCAACGCTACCAGGTGCCTTTTCTCTGCGATGCCTGCCAAGCCGTCGGCAAAATTCCGCTCCAGTTCAACGAGTGGGGCATCACCATGCTGGCTCTATCAGCCCACAAGTTCTACGGCCCCCAGGGGGTTGGGGCACTGGTTGTTCAGCGAGGTTATCCATTAGCACCCTTGCTCTATGGAGGTGGGCAGCAACGGGGGCTACGTCCCGGCACTCTCAATTTACCGGGAATTGTCGGTCTGGGTGAAGC includes these proteins:
- a CDS encoding cysteine desulfurase family protein, which translates into the protein MIYLDYHATTPVDPRVATKILQAMTTDFGNASSLDHEVGDRAEAAVKQATRHVADLVGAATREILFTSGATESLNLAIQGTVLHLEQSGIKPRIAVSTVEHKAVLDTCEALHRQGRIDLIPIPVDAQARLDLEQLEQACASGLHLLCVMAANNEVGTVYPIEKIAAIAQRYQVPFLCDACQAVGKIPLQFNEWGITMLALSAHKFYGPQGVGALVVQRGYPLAPLLYGGGQQRGLRPGTLNLPGIVGLGEACRLRMAEMAVDEVEIGKKRDHLQALLQAQIPDLVINGDLHNRLAGNLHISIPGIPNSAVMARVRHKLAISTGSACSSGVEAPSHVLRGMGLAEPVVEGALRIGLGKFSTDDDIHQAAEILVQAVQAIKQAMA